The nucleotide sequence GTCCattgaaattattcatgaaTGAAACAAGTTTTATTCCTTTTTGTGGCATTTTTCCTTCAAGGAAAGGACGCCTGGCCACATCGAGTCGTCAATGCACATGGGTACAAGTATGCAGACAAACCAcagaatatacattttataaatgcatttattgcaATGATTATATCAAAACTACATCATCTATAATATCCAAAATtggcaaacaaaatgtacatacGCATCAATAgtttattacatatttatattattgcaCGCAGCATGAAAGATAGTGATTTTATCAACATGAGCAATGTCAGAGCACGTGTTTTACACACTTACAAGTCAGTCATAAACATGGCTATTGAATTGAAACGAGTCGTTTTAATCTCAACTTAACACACTAAATAGACAAAAGTATCTTAAACATCTATACGACTGTATCCGTTGCTTGGTCCTGTATCAGGCTGGTACGTATTTACTAGTATGCAGTGAACCAAAGTTCATAATAGACGAATTGAAATTCACCGTTGACGTTGAAGGCGTAGTAATATCGTGCTTCCAGTCTACCGGCGACACCATTGTAGATGGCATCGTAGTACACAGACCCGAAGTAAACAAGGACGTAGTCTTCTCTCTTCTCCAGTCCAGTGTCCGCCGTCTCTGTAAGGTATGAGCATATGTTTCATGACCAGACCGTgaataacattatatatgtttactttcTACTTGATGATTTAGCCTGCACAATATTAACATAgatagatatataaatatttttgctaCAAATCTGAGATTCGGCAAGATACAGATTTCAATCCTAACTAAATTCAGTTAGAGTATAGTGTTGAATAAAGCAATTGGATGAATAACTTGATGAGTCGTTTATACCTCTCCATCAAATCTGTTCAGCGATGCAAATAAATACATCCTTGCATAGTGAactaatgtaaaaataaatacttttgtatgttttgttgttgaagtTAGATCGTTTTAGTAAAAGTAAATACAGATAACGATGTGGGACTTACTTTCCATCCAGAAGATGTCTGTATCCTGACACATGTTCTGAACGTTGGGTGAGCTGGCCAAGTTGGATGGTACTTTGTTATCTGTGAACCGCCATTGCTGCTTTATCTCCGGCTCTCCTGTGGGTGCTGGCATCTAAAGTGTTTTAGCTCATAATTGATGGATAAATTCTTGCTAAATaaagtcaagtttcattgaaaaatacgaGTTCTCATGTTCGTTTGTATTATGCAAAAAAGTTTTTCTTCACAATcttaaaaacttttaatattataactacGCGGTAAAAAAGGCTGGCGAACGTTAACACATACGAATTCTATACATAATTTTCAACCGTTAAATGACCACTGACCTGTCCTTCCTCGGCAAACTGTGTGTCCGGTTTGGGGTCCATCTCTCCAATGTACGCGGCGTAGCAAGGCCCGCGTTTCTTGGTTTTCGTGTCCGTGTAACGACGGAAGACAAGGCCCTGAAATTTAAcgaatacaataaaatgaatcaattctcattttttttaaataatattttagtaaaattAATATGCTCGTATATATGGTTTAATTGCTTCTCTTCTCACAATAATGAgtgaattatttctttataaccAATTTGAAACTATGCAGGCATAAACGTATTGCTTAACCAATCGATGCAGAATTTACAACATGAGTTGAAAACTTCACTCATGTAACAACTGGAATGTCTACAAGTTTCACTCACATGTTTATAGTCGTACACCATGTGTACGGAGTTAGGTACGTCAACAAGAACCTCGTCCTGTGTCTGGGTGATCATCTCCTCCACCTGCCGCCCCTCCCCATCCGAATACTTCCGCCAAGCACCCTGAATGTAAAGATATAAGCATGTTAGATTTTTGAGGGGTGAGTGTGGCCTAGTGGTAAAAGACTCCGCCTGTCACTAAAtggttgtgggttcgagcccaCCAGGAACTCTTTTTCAATGTCACTTAAAacggacaccagtactggtttctacccggGAGACGGACCCGAGAGTTATTATATATGCTATaggctttcgtcacaatcgagctgaGAGAAAGTGCTATAACCGGAACCCATTTACCCATTGCTTTTGTTACTCAGGCATACTCGGGCATTCCATGCAAAgataattaatcaattaaaatgGCAACTTTTCTGAATTTGATTCTCAACACGACATGATCCTCTAAATGGCTTGTATTACGTTGCATCAAAGCAACCAAATTTATACATTACATCATTGCATGTTTGGATGCGGTAACTACCGTCAAAGTCAAGAACGatttaagacataaaatataacatatgcAATTACTTGTGCTGTTTACAGCTGTTTGTAATTATTACCTCGTATGCGTCCTTAGAAATCCTCGTCCCTATGTAAACAGAGAGCACGACAATGCCGGCAACCGTTACCAGGCCAACCAGCGAAGCAGCCAGGTACTTTGCAAGTTTTGGACGCTTTTTCTCCTCACGGGGATCCTGAAATTTAGAATAGATAAGTGAATTTGCAATTACTTTGTCAAGCAGCCATAATTGATGTACGcaagtataatataatatatccTCGTTAATCTTTATCATAAACACATACAGCAAAAGTATAAATCTTTAAATTACCTCAATCACCATGGCGCAATTCTTCGTTCCTTCCATACCAAATGTTGGCTTCATCTATCAATAATAGTCTCTCCTTTATGCCTAATGCACACTTGAgaatatttatttctccttATTCTCTTGTTAATCCTCTTGCTGCGATATCTCGTATCAGAGTGGGTATGTCCCATCGGTAGATGTAGAGCCCTTATATACCTTTTGGGTTGTTGACAGGAGCGGACTTCGAGGAATTCTGTTGATCAATTTTGTATGGGGAACTACCCCTCTTATTTGTAGATTTTGAAAGAGTATTGACAATAAACATGGCTGACTGCACGTTCACTTCCTTGTCAACAAAGATCATCTCTACCGAAGTAGAACTGCTTGTCAATAGTCGGGTGTCTTATTTTTACCTTAATGCAAAAGTTAAATAACtccttctatttctatatgcagttgtTGAGTTATTGTACTAGGGTAACGATATATCGTTGAACAGCGCATGAGTTGTCATACTGTTTTCGTTAAACGTGCTATTTATTTACTGAACTAAGTTTTCGGCCTTATTTTGAGACATGGGTATATCGTATACCATGTAAATAAATCACAATTCTTCATGGGTCCTGGTTTGTTGAATTTGTAATAAATGCACTTTAAAGGAAAATAACTCGTTCACTAAGACTTTTAAGATTGATAAGTTAAATTTATCAGAACTCAACGAAAGAGTATTTTGCAAATGTATGATATCAATTCAAATGACTCTCTTTAAGTGGAAGCCTTTCATGACCATGGCATTGTTTCACCCTGTATCTATGCAAAAATAAGGCTAGTCAAACGtttgttgtaaaaatagaaaaaaaatcatctcgAATATTTCGAAAGCAACCTTTAATCCACTAGCCGCGACTTTGATCATGTTCATCAAGAAAGAGTCGTATCCTAGTGACACGGAAATCATGAGCccataccaaattgaatctataTTAAGCATCAATCCTACATTCCCGGCtgggaaaaaaacaaatataaagctTTAGAAAATATACTCTATTTTTtcacaacaatattaaatgccCTCGGTAGCAGAAATTATTAGTAAAGCGTCATTATCACCGCCCGTGGTTGCTTAACTTCTTATTACACTCCGATGATGCTTTACTTATAAACCCCGCCCGATGATGCTTATCTTCTAATCCCCGCCCGATGATGCTTTATTTATAATCCCCGCCCGATGATGCTTAACTTCTAATCCCCGCCCGATGATGCTTAACTTCTTATCACCGCCCGATGATATTTAACTTCAAATCCCCGCCCGATGATGCTTAACTTTTAATCACCGCCCGATGATGCTTAACTTATAATCCCACCCGATGATGCTTTACTTATAATCACCGCCCGATGATTATTAACTTCTAATCCCCGCCCGCTGGTGCTTAACGTATAATCACCGCCGGTTGATACTTAACTTCTTATTCCGCCCGATGATGCTTTACCTATAATCATCGCCCGATGATACTTaactttaaatcattttttcatgGCCTGAAATTATTAATACCAGGCTGAATATTTATCAAGGGGTGGAAGCAaaagtttgtttctgtattccctgttttatgtttaaatttctgACTTCTGGACATGTTTTTGTAGATTTTCGTAAAAATATGAACTGAGATCATTTTCGCCCAAACCTTAACACAATGAACAGCATTTCCCACCAACAAAAAAGCAAAGCTTCtggtaataaaaatatttccagaTATCAATAGTACGTTTCTGAATCTTTTCAAGTCACACGCAGGATTTGTTCAtggaataatttttaaactcTGAAGCTTCAGTATCAAAAACTAGCAGAGCCTGCGTTTTAGAGTCCAGACGAACCAGCTACAATCATGGTAATAAAGGGGTCAATAGCATGAAGATAACAAGTGTGTACAGGATATATCATCAGCATGTTCCTTGTGAAACTTGCAAATAAATCATGAACAATGGTgcggattattttttttgtttgctgTTTTTCTCGGCTATGGTCTTCTTGATTTAATGCGGATAATCTTGACTTAGTGCAGATATACTTGTCTTAGTGCGTCTTGACTTAACACGACTTGACTTAGTACGGATAGACTAGCCTTAGTGTGGAAAAAATGACTTAGTGCAATTATAGTTTACTAAGTGCAGATATACTTGACTTAGTGCGTATAAACTTGACAAAGTGCCAATAAACTTGTGGATTATCTTGACTTAGTGTGAAAATATTTGACATAGTGCATATATACTTGATTTAGTGTGACATGACTTAGTGCGACTTGACTAAGTGCGGATAGAGTTGACAAGGTGTAGATAAACTTTACTTAGTGCGAAAAGGAATGAACATAATACCTATAGTCTTGACATAGTGCGGACACACTAGACTAAGTGCGGATAGACTAGACTTAGTGCTGATAGACTTGACTTAATTTTCTTGATTAAGTGCGACTTGACTTTATGCGGATAAACTTGACATAGTGCGAATAGACTTTATTTAGTGCGAATATATCGTCCAAGTGCAAAATTCTATACTATACTGGACTATACTTGTTCAAATAGACTAAACTTAGTTCAGAAAGACTTCACTTTGAGCGACTTGATTTCGGGTGGTTGTTCTTGACTTATTGCAGACATGCTTGACTTTGTGCAGATTGACTTGATCTAGTGCAGACAGACTTGACAAAGTGTAGACAGACTTGACTTAAACTCTCTTTGTCTTACAAGCATCAACTTATCATAAAACAGAAACGACACAAGCTATATGTTATGTTAGACAACACAGAGCTTATTACAGTTCACatagttattattaatatttttcatcagtcaataaatataacatttcataagCTTTTACAATATTCTTCAGCCATAAAGGCAATATGACCAAGTACATTGTCATCTTACTAACCGatgcaaatattgaaaatgagtGAATGTGTGTAATACATAAACTAGTTTGAATCTCAGTGCCGCAAAAAAGAATCATGCATCTTTTATAAGGTGTTCTCTTCCGGTCAAATGCTTACCTTAAAGCATATTTATTTGGTTGGATTCATAAGCAATAGATCCCCTAACATGAGCCGTAAAATTAAATTCCAAGGGTAAAGATTGGCCCGTCTTCGGGAGCATTTTTGTTATGGTGTTTTAGAAAATTCTTTACACTACTACCGGTCGGGGACATGGAGATAAGGACTATACAGTCTAATTATATTTGGACAAATTGTATATGTACTTTTGCAAATGTCTTATTCCATTATGTCACGATTACCGTCCCAATGTGGTTGTGACGTCATGTGTCCCTCATTCTTCCTTTGAGTATCGTTTTGGTATTAAACCTTGGATGCTTGTCTGATCTAGTTCCCATTGTACTGTTAGAGAGTTAACCGTTCGAACCTCAAATGAAGCCACGTCAAAGAGGAAACATTTGCACGGAATAAGAGAGGAAGTGATCCTATCCATCCAATGTAAACCGAGACGGCATACCATCGTGTGACTGCAAATAAAAACTCCAGGTCTCTTTCGACGAAAGGGCGAACAAGCTGCCTAATATTCACCGTTTGGAGTGATATTGAATATTTCACACCAAACAAAGCATTTTCCGAGAGGGAGAATCATGCATTTACACTGTTTTGCGTCGTTTATATGGTGTTTCAGGAGAATGTCATACTAGAAAGCACGTCAGTTATGTAAAAACGAAGGTTGGTGCTACAATGACCATCAGGATTACCCCTTCTCAGCTAGTTTCTCATTTTCGTCGACCATTCAGAGGTTGATAGATGGTTCATTGATAATGCCTTGCAGTATGTGTGTTATCTTGTGTGTTGATTCTAAACAGTTTAGATTAAGAATAATAGACGAAGTGCTGATATACTAGACTAAGTATACTAGACTAAATGCTGATATACTAGACTAAGTATACTAGACTAAATGCTGATATACTAGACTAAGTATACTAGACTAAATGCTGATATACTAGACTAAGTATACTAGACTAAATGCTGATATACTAGACTGAGTATACTAGACTTAGTGTTGATATACTAGACTAAGTATACTAGACTAAATGCTGATATACTAGACTAAGTATACTGGATTTCATGCTGATATACTAGACTAAGTATACTAGACTAAATGCTGATATACTACACTAAGTATACTAGACTTAGTGCTGATATACAAGACTAAGTGCTGATGAACTAGACTAAGTATACTAGACTTAGTGCTGATATACTAGACTTAGAGCGGATATACTGGACTTAGTGCTGATAAACTAAAATAAGTATCCTAGACTTAGTGCTGATATACTAGACTTAGTGCTGATGAACTATACTAAGTATACTAGACTTAGTGCTGATATACTAGACTTAGAGCGGATATACTAGACTTAGAGCGGATATACTAGATTTAGAGCGGATATACTAGATTTAGAGCGGATATACTAGAATAAGAGCGGATATTCTAGACTAAGGTCGGATATACTAGATTTAGAGCGGATATACTAGACTAAGATCGGATATACTAGATTTAGAGCGGATATACTAGATTTAGAGCGGATATACTAGACTAAGATCGGATATACTATAATTAGAGTGAACATACTAGACTAAGATCGGATATACTAGAATTAGAGCGGATAATCTAGACTTAGATCGGATATACTAGAATAAGAGCGGTTATACTAGACTTAGATCGAATATACTAGACTTAAAGCGGATATACTAGACTAAGATCGGATATACTAGATTTAGAGCGGATATACTAGATTAAGAGCGGATATACTAGACTAAGATCGGTAATACTAGACTAAGATCGGATATACTAGAATAAGAGCGGATATACTAGACCAAGATCGGATATAGTAGATTTAGAGCGGATATACTAGACTAAGATCGGATATACTAGATTTAGAGCGAATATACTAGATATAGAGCGGATATACCAGACCTAAATCGGATATACTAGAATTAGAGCGGATATACTAGACTAAGATCGGATATACTAAATTTAGAGCGGATATACTAGACTAAGATCGGATATACTAGATTTAAAGCGGATATACTAGACTAAGATCGGATATACTAGATTTAGAGCGGATATACTAGATTTAGAGCATATACTAGACTAAGTTTGGATATACCTGATTTAGAGCGGATATACTAGATTTAAAGTTGATATACTAAACTAAGATCGGATATACTAGACTAAGATCGGATATACTAAATTTAGAGCGGATATACTAGACTAAGAGCGGATATACTAGATATAGATCGGATATACTAGACTTTGATCGGATATACTAGACTAAGATCGGATATACTAGATTTGGAGCGGATATTCTAGACTAAGTTCGGATATACTAGATTTAGATCGGATATACTAGATTAAGATCGGATATACTAAATTTAGAGCGAATATACTAGACTAAAAGCGGATATACTAGACTTTGATCGGATATACTAGACTAAGATCGGATATACTAGACTTTTACCGGATATACTAGACTAAGATCGGATATACTAGATTTAGATCGGATATACTAGATTAAGATTGGATATACTAGATTTTGACCGGATATGCTAGACTTAGAGCGGATATACTAGATATAGATCGGATATACTAGACTAAGATCGGATATACTAGATTTTGACCGGATATACTAGACTTATAGCGGATATACTAGATATAGATCGGATATACTAGACTTAGATCGGATATACTAGATTTTGACCGGATATACCATACTAAGACCGGATATACTAGAATTAGAGCGGATATACGAGACTTAGAGCGGATACACTGGACTATGATCGAATATACCATACTAAGATCGGATATACTAGAATTAGAGCGGATATACTAGACTAAGATCGGATATGCTAGAATTAGAGCGGATATACTAGACTTAGATCGGATATACTAGAATTAGAGCGGATATACTAGACTAAGATCGGATATACTAAATTTAGAGCGGATATACTAGACTAAGATCGGATATACTAGATTTAAAGCAGATATACTAGACTTAGATCGGATATACTAGATTTAGAGCGGATATACTGGATTTAGAGCGGATATACTAGACTAAGATTGGATATACCTGATTTATAGCGGATATACTAGATTTAGAGTTGATATACTAGACTAAGATCGGATATACTAGACTAAGATCGGATATACTAGATTTGGAGCGGATATTCTAGACTTAGATCGGATATACTAGTTTTAGATCGGATATACTAGATTAAGATTGGATATACTAGATCTTGACCGGATATACAAGACTTAGAGCGGATTTACTAGATATAGATCGGATATACTAGACTAAGATCGGATATACTAGATTTTGACCGGATATATAGACTTAGAGCGGATATACTAGACTATGATCGGATATACGAGACTTAGAGCGGATATACTAGACTTAGATCGGATATACTAGACTAAGAGCGGATATACTAGACTTAGATCGGATATACTAGACTTAGAGCGGATATACTAGACTTTGAGCGGATATACTAGACTAAGAGCGGATATACTAGATTTTGACCGGATATACTAGACTTAGTGCGGATATTCCGAGGTTGATAGATGGTTCATTGATATTGACCGGCAGTGTGTATGTTATCATGTGTGTTGATTCTTAACAGTTATCTTCTGATATCACCTTTAACCAATTAATCTACTAAATATTACAATGGAACCACTACAGAAACGGGGTCAACAGTCCAACCGTTAACCCATGAGTCTGTTTCAAGATGCAAGTATCAAGCATAAGCCTAACTGACAGCGTCAAAAGATAAGatacacatacatgcataacataaaacttaaaacatcaGAATCATTCAAtggtaccaccttggaacggtcatttaaatattcattagaACACTGGAGAGTTTGTCCCTGGagttaatattgcatttttgggaaccattacaaaacaacattctCTCATACAGATGATCGTAGTTAGATGCGGGCTCGGATTTCATGCAAGCGCGCGTCGACAGTGTTGCATCTTCAATAGCTGTCAGCGAGCAATCCAAATCAGACCGAGACAGctgtgtttgtgtgtatgttgtTCTTCTGAAAGATATTTTGCCGAAAGTATTTCCCTCAATTGAAATACCAAATGGTATAAAATTAGCTGTCCTGGAACCGCATTTCATTTCTCATGGTTTAAATTACGacgaatgaaacaaaaacacataatcTATTAGTATGCATCTTAGTAAAACCAGGCAGCCAAAACAATGAATACTGGAGTGACGTTAAATAGTCTCCAAGTCCTCTCCGTACAGTAGTAAGCATGCGTTGCAAATTCAAGGGAGGTCATGCAATGAGTAAAATTATATCATCAGCGAATAACGGATGACTTCACTTTGTTGAAACGCGAAACATCCAGAGCACGAGATAGTATTAAGTTGACAATACGCCTCGTTGTGTCATAGATATCTTTATGCCACACAGCACCAAATGCAGATTTTGGATGGAGCATGTTAACAACACATAACTGTTACGTTCGATCTTGTGGTACGCTGTTTTTTGGAGATTAAAAGCAAGCAGAGAAAGCCTTGTTTTTCGTTTGCAGGGAAGGTTTTCAGTGTTAACAACAATTGAATGATTTATTGTGTAACCTCCCAGAATGGAGCACATAACAgcatgtcaaaatgttaattgaactACGAGAACTATTTAAATTGTATCGATAATATCAAAGTGGAACACCAATTGTCCCGGTTTAGATTTACCTCACATACTTTGGAAATTGAGAGAGGTAGATTCAATAAACCTAAATTTTAAGAGCGTTAAGGAAAGTAATGTCCAGAGTGTATTGTTGAATCcgaatatcattttcttctttGCTTTTATGCATAAAGAGCTTTGTTGAACCGTAGTTTTCAAACATACGAATATGTCACAAGTAGGTGTTATGAATTGCTCTTACACCCTTTTTTCACATCCTTTAAgtaccaaataataatatgacatgattttaaacctaaaatattaagaatgggcggagtgagcgtagcgcacgagcccttcttaatcattaagttATTACTTCAGAATGCCACCTCATTTGCTGACACATTGTCAGTGCAAAATCTAACTCAAGGAGTGGGTACCGGATAAGTGGCAGTTGGCGGACCATTAAACAGACGCATGATTGcatattttcacattttgtaCATCATCCACTAATTAAAGCTACCAGATGCcgtattttgaataaacataagTTCGCAAgtgtataataaattacaagGGACACCTCTATATGAATTAGAGTGCATctcaatttttaaaaagttcGAAATAGAGGTGTACCTCTTTATTTAGATGTGCGTCTATATGTTGTGCAGTGtacattaaacatgtttttgattacCTCAAATAAAGAGATGCACCTTAATATAAAGACCAGCACCTCTAGATATAGAGGTGCAACTCTACTTTTGGGGGATAGAGTTAGGGGTAAAAATTGCAACCCTAGTCCAAGCTGATAGTATGCAGTTATTAACCTGCAGTCTGTTTTAATTAGAATcagatttaaaaagaaatacccttgaattaattttatacatttaacacTCTCATCATTTCCTTTAGTGtggtataatattatattcgGACCAAGGTCCGTGGTGGTGCGTCAGTTTGCTGGCATATAGCCGAGGggtcattttcaattttgatgatttgcaaaatatttattaattatttattatgtagTTTGATTTTTAAAGGAGTTGTCATGAAGCCAAAAGCTTATAGAATTATGCTTGAGTAAGTTCCTTGGGTTAAGAAAACAGTATTGGTGTCCATTTTAAGAGGTCATAAGAAAGTACCCtggtagggatcgaacccacaacctatGTGGTAAAGGCATACAGCTATACCTTTCGAGTGCCATTATATAATGTCTTGTCCTTGTGTATAATTTAGTATGACTATGTGATTCATAGAAACAAAATACCACAAGCTAGAGGGTGTTTCCAGCAAAagtaagtgtgtgtgtgtgggggggggggggggtttacAGTGTTATATGTATCAATGCTgacaatgaacagtttcaattaaTCTGAGAAAGCTGTTTTAATTTGTGCGTCTGAAGGATTACTATTGCTAAATCTATGAAAAGCACTCTAAAAGATTATAACACCAGAAAGTCTTAGACAGCTTGAAACGTGCAAAACGATACACAGACAAAGGAAAACAGCTAAACTTGAGATTACTGTGACGTACTTAGACAGCCAGACAGCTGACCTTGACACACTTTAGGTGTTCGAGTTTCATGATCAGGTCCCTGCAAAATCGAACCTTATCAGAACAAGTGAATTTTATAGTTgaatttattacatgtatacagaatttgactattttcaatgttttaaaaacattacacCTATTTTGATTGagttaaacaaatgattttaaacatttaaaatggcTCACAAGCTTAGATAAGCTCTTGatgtaatatttgaataaaacaactaACTCAGTTTAATTCATTGCTGAAATGCAAAGAAATGCTTTATTATATACAACTTGCAATAGTCTTTTAGACTTATGGTTTTGAACATTTGAATACAACTCAGTTGAcgcaatatttataatacaccTAAGCTTTCTTTTTTACCATAGCAGCATAAAGTATATCTCATTAATTTTCCATACCAAGGACTTTAATACTGTTATGCTTTTTTCGAAAAGCTATTGTTTTCGGGCTATTGCTTTTCTAAGCAAATAACAGAAAAGCAAGCCTTTTACCAGtcttaacatgttaaataatgacGTAGATGAGcattaaacaatttgttaatACGCATTCAGCAAACGTGTTTGATATACCGGTCATGCGTTCATTAAACGTGTTTGCtgcgaacgtttgctgtttggttcctCGCTTGCAGTTTTTCTGCTGTGTTGcagtacatacacatatatgtgTACTCAAATTACTCAAATATGTTATGTGGTTGAGTACACTGTGTAAATGTATACCTTTTTTGTGTACTAAATGTTGCTTGTGGTTGAGTATACTGTCTAAATGTATGCCAtatatgtgtactaaatatgtcgTTGGGTTTAGTACACAGTGTAAAGGTATACcatgtatgtttattaaatgtgtCGTGTGGTTGAGTACGCTGTATAAATGTACACCAtatatgtgtactaaatatgtaaTGTGATTGAGTACACTATGTAAATGTATACCAtatatgtgtactaaatatgtaaTGTGGTTGAGTACACCATATATGTGTATCAAATGTGTAATGTGGTTGTGTACACTGTATAATTCAATACAATATAGATGACTAGatatatgttgttgttcttttattaaagtgttcaattaccaaaacaatGACCGCCGTAATTTGTAACATACGGCTTGATCCAGCTTTTGACTTAAAATACACATAGATAGAGATATGATTTCGAATAAACAACCTGTGTACTGAACCGGCAGCAAGGATTTCACTTAAAATCTGGGAGACAAGAATTAGTAAATGCGTACTTAATCAGCCCTCATAGTCGATGACAGATACTGAAGTCCGATTTTTCCAACAGTTGGATCATatccaggggcggatccaggaattgacgttagaggggttGTAACTAAGGGGAGCAACCTTTTGT is from Mya arenaria isolate MELC-2E11 chromosome 9, ASM2691426v1 and encodes:
- the LOC128245356 gene encoding uncharacterized protein LOC128245356, whose translation is MKPTFGMEGTKNCAMVIEDPREEKKRPKLAKYLAASLVGLVTVAGIVVLSVYIGTRISKDAYEGAWRKYSDGEGRQVEEMITQTQDEVLVDVPNSVHMVYDYKHGLVFRRYTDTKTKKRGPCYAAYIGEMDPKPDTQFAEEGQMPAPTGEPEIKQQWRFTDNKVPSNLASSPNVQNMCQDTDIFWMEKTADTGLEKREDYVLVYFGSVYYDAIYNGVAGRLEARYYYAFNVNGEFQFVYYELWFTAY